One Calditrichota bacterium genomic window carries:
- a CDS encoding response regulator transcription factor, whose amino-acid sequence MKLKINISLVEDDNLIRSGLVTLISETEEFSLCGDYSNCEDLLDDIEQNTPGIILMDIDLPGISGIEGVKKVKLKFPQIDIIILTVHENDDLVFEALCNGACGYLTKNIKPERLLESIRDVVNGGSPMSTNIARMVVRSFQKNIESPLTNRETEVLNLLSRGKSYNMIADDIFINKETVRTHIKNIYRKLEVHSKADAIEKAIKQKLI is encoded by the coding sequence ATGAAGCTTAAAATTAATATCTCACTTGTTGAGGATGATAATCTAATCAGGAGCGGTTTGGTTACGCTAATATCTGAAACAGAAGAATTTAGTTTATGTGGTGACTATTCAAATTGCGAAGACCTCCTTGATGATATTGAACAAAATACACCAGGCATTATCCTGATGGATATTGATTTACCCGGTATTTCCGGTATTGAAGGTGTTAAAAAAGTAAAGCTTAAATTCCCACAAATTGATATTATAATATTAACAGTTCACGAAAATGATGATTTGGTTTTTGAAGCCTTGTGTAATGGTGCCTGTGGATATTTAACAAAAAACATAAAACCGGAAAGATTGTTGGAATCGATCCGTGATGTTGTAAATGGAGGTTCACCAATGAGTACAAATATTGCTCGCATGGTTGTCCGCTCTTTTCAAAAAAATATAGAATCACCATTAACCAACCGTGAAACAGAAGTTTTGAATCTCTTATCCCGTGGTAAAAGCTATAATATGATCGCTGATGATATTTTTATAAATAAAGAAACTGTTCGTACGCATATTAAAAATATCTACCGCAAACTGGAAGTGCATTCCAAAGCAGATGCAATAGAAAAGGCTATAAAACAAAAGCTTATTTAG